In Candidatus Sulfotelmatobacter sp., the following are encoded in one genomic region:
- a CDS encoding alpha/beta hydrolase-fold protein: MRFGLSVILPLAVAAVAACPPALRAADSRVQMMRMRSESLNDPGHSVRVYLPPSYHDPTASDRRYPVVFLLHGWPGGDGNWSGQGRCADLLDSMSAQGEIPEMIAVMPNGNGVGTLGRSLWLNSADGKSRMEDFVANDLVAWTDSMFRTRADAADRVVIGLSDGGTGAFNLLIRHPERFGGAGSLSGRFRLEKGMGINPALAGSGDAARAFLNSNSPASQVESHADQLRKQHLYFSCGAGDENLDDNREFHALLTRLHIPHRYEEFKGGHGWGYWRNHLRESLKGLAGSMSR, from the coding sequence ATGAGGTTCGGACTGTCGGTCATTCTGCCCCTCGCCGTTGCCGCGGTGGCGGCGTGCCCACCGGCGCTCCGCGCCGCTGACAGCCGCGTGCAAATGATGCGCATGCGATCCGAGTCGCTCAACGACCCGGGCCACAGCGTGCGCGTCTACCTGCCACCTTCCTACCACGATCCCACGGCCAGCGATCGCCGCTATCCGGTGGTCTTCCTGCTCCATGGCTGGCCGGGCGGCGACGGCAACTGGTCGGGTCAGGGGCGCTGCGCCGACCTGCTCGATTCGATGAGCGCCCAGGGCGAGATCCCCGAGATGATCGCGGTGATGCCCAACGGCAACGGCGTCGGAACTCTCGGCCGCTCGCTGTGGCTCAACAGCGCCGATGGCAAGTCGCGGATGGAAGACTTCGTCGCCAATGACCTGGTCGCCTGGACCGATTCGATGTTCCGCACTCGAGCCGATGCCGCCGATCGCGTCGTGATCGGGCTTTCGGACGGGGGCACCGGCGCCTTCAATCTCCTGATCCGTCACCCCGAGCGGTTCGGGGGCGCGGGCAGCCTGAGCGGCCGATTCCGGCTCGAGAAGGGAATGGGAATCAATCCGGCGTTGGCCGGCTCGGGCGACGCCGCCCGGGCGTTCCTCAACTCCAACAGTCCCGCTTCGCAGGTGGAGTCCCATGCCGATCAGCTGAGGAAGCAACACCTCTACTTCAGTTGCGGCGCAGGCGACGAGAACCTCGACGACAATCGCGAGTTCCACGCCCTGCTCACCCGTCTCCACATCCCGCATCGCTACGAGGAGTTCAAGGGTGGCCACGGGTGGGGCTACTGGCGGAATCATCTCCGCGAGTCGCTGAAGGGGCTGGCCGGCTCGATGAGCCGATAG
- a CDS encoding energy transducer TonB, whose product MARRPVAVALALVLGTMWSAAHAQDLGEDPTYVRGTDPPRLLSRVAPIYPDDARRDSVDGVVLVSARVGRDGLVREVQIRRSIPGLDEAAATAARRYQFRAARRDGLDCEAWVLVPVRFDDSLPRGAYRSTFVPVEQTRADQDFLQDVASVQDAHPAIPGPDESEVRRRIMEESLWLDVIPPPGDDALLAFARGDTSGWRRTPEGHNEARAQWTLAAQLAPWWPAPYLRLAAALIADRDYVGAARCARIALAGRPDDPAAEALLRRAGESRQGEAAAAMKNRK is encoded by the coding sequence ATGGCCCGAAGACCGGTTGCCGTGGCGCTGGCGCTCGTGCTCGGCACGATGTGGTCGGCCGCTCACGCGCAGGACCTGGGCGAGGACCCGACCTACGTCCGTGGCACCGATCCGCCCCGGTTGCTCTCGCGCGTCGCGCCGATCTACCCGGACGACGCCCGGCGCGACAGCGTCGACGGCGTGGTGCTGGTGAGCGCGCGAGTCGGCCGCGACGGACTGGTGCGGGAAGTCCAGATCAGGCGATCCATCCCGGGGCTCGACGAGGCGGCAGCGACCGCGGCGCGTCGCTACCAATTCCGCGCCGCGAGACGCGACGGCCTCGACTGCGAGGCCTGGGTGCTGGTCCCGGTCCGCTTCGACGATTCGCTGCCACGCGGCGCGTATCGCTCGACCTTCGTTCCCGTGGAACAGACGAGGGCCGACCAGGATTTCCTGCAGGACGTGGCGTCGGTTCAAGACGCCCATCCCGCGATTCCGGGCCCGGACGAATCGGAGGTCCGCCGCCGCATCATGGAGGAATCGTTGTGGCTCGACGTCATCCCGCCGCCCGGCGACGACGCGCTGCTCGCCTTCGCTCGCGGCGACACCAGCGGCTGGCGCCGGACCCCCGAAGGGCACAACGAGGCGCGCGCGCAATGGACGCTCGCCGCCCAGCTGGCGCCGTGGTGGCCGGCGCCGTACCTGCGCCTCGCCGCAGCGCTGATTGCCGACCGCGACTACGTCGGCGCCGCGCGCTGCGCCCGCATCGCGCTCGCCGGCCGGCCCGACGATCCGGCCGCGGAAGCCCTGCTTCGCCGCGCCGGCGAGTCGCGGCAGGGCGAAGCCGCCGCCGCGATGAAGAACCGGAAGTAG
- a CDS encoding enoyl-CoA hydratase has translation MPDLILTEIRDGLAVVTLNRPEKLNAFGDDMRERLAGALDHVAARADARVLVITGAGRAFCSGGDVKHMAALKRGGAPPDALTPLLAAAERVITKLAALPIPTIAAINGPAAGAGLNLALACDLRLASEQATFVESFVRIGLVPDWGGTYFLPRFVGLARALELIWLGESIDANEAQRLGLVSHVWPPASFERSWREFAARLAASPATSVRLAKRLLRDSRHRALAECLALENEAQKSCWAAPDVAEGLLAFEEKRAPKFTGEAARREEPSGASRFE, from the coding sequence ATGCCCGATCTGATCCTGACCGAAATTCGCGATGGGCTGGCTGTCGTGACGCTCAATCGGCCGGAGAAGCTGAACGCGTTCGGGGACGATATGCGCGAGCGGCTGGCCGGCGCGCTCGATCACGTCGCGGCGCGAGCCGACGCCCGCGTGCTGGTGATCACCGGCGCGGGCCGTGCGTTCTGCTCGGGCGGCGACGTCAAGCACATGGCCGCGCTGAAGCGTGGCGGCGCGCCGCCCGACGCGCTCACGCCGCTGCTGGCGGCCGCCGAGCGGGTGATCACGAAGCTCGCCGCGCTTCCGATCCCCACCATCGCCGCGATCAACGGCCCGGCGGCGGGCGCCGGACTCAATCTGGCGCTGGCCTGCGACCTGCGCCTCGCCTCGGAGCAGGCGACCTTCGTCGAATCGTTCGTCAGGATCGGGCTCGTCCCCGATTGGGGCGGGACGTATTTCCTGCCGCGATTCGTGGGGCTCGCCCGCGCGCTCGAGCTCATCTGGCTCGGCGAGTCGATCGATGCGAACGAAGCGCAACGCCTCGGACTGGTGTCGCACGTCTGGCCGCCGGCTTCGTTCGAGCGATCGTGGCGTGAGTTCGCGGCGCGCCTGGCCGCGTCGCCCGCGACCAGCGTGCGGCTGGCCAAACGTCTGCTGCGCGATTCGAGGCACCGCGCGCTCGCCGAGTGTCTCGCGCTCGAGAACGAAGCGCAGAAGTCCTGCTGGGCCGCGCCGGACGTGGCCGAGGGATTGCTCGCATTCGAGGAGAAGCGCGCGCCGAAGTTCACCGGCGAAGCGGCGCGACGCGAAGAGCCGAGCGGCGCCTCGCGCTTCGAGTAG
- a CDS encoding TonB-dependent receptor, with amino-acid sequence MMLRSAPRISVAILMLLASLALWLIPRSGHAQGATTSQKGDLFGSVTDSVNAQPMTAADVAVLKDGRVVAHTSADPFGRFEIHDLPPGSYTVEARYFGYRVSRTSVELPASGQTVRVKIRLAPTPFQMPVTEVSGAGTIALDTRSGNQVFREDEYHGSPITTTSQIIQQSLAGAARAPTGEVHIRGQHAEYTYYVDGVPVTTGISGGLNELFTTDVASRIQFTTGGWDAEFGNKNAAIIDVSTKIPSGGFHAAANASGGTFNTNTQGLSFSNHADKFGFFFSGTRQATDMRQEPVMFDTTNFKANNFHNHGEDWFGFGKVQWNPNSRDLVNLDVNVSTTRLDVPYDSTGGVFLDDEQKELNGFENLGWRRSLGNPEGSHSELFAAVFERHGSLKYLPGPNDDPSFIFFPDPTPYNLSEDRNFSSTGAKVDFQADPRHGLEWKVGAAGSFTSGHERFTTTDAAGQPGPTSDSDLKGHDVGGYAQAALLVGEHFELRPGVRYDNHNAPFLGTVDQVSPRLKLSYFVTPATTAWLYYGRLFMPTNVEDLRAITSVADSGVTTQPTRPEKDDFYEVGVVHRFPVGVVTKLSGYYKQSRPGIDDNTVPGSAIVTSVNIDHVDITGIEAVLEIQPPGPLSGYLNFALNHAWGHGPITGGFFAEDNPEGDFDLDHDQRISSVANLTWTKHSAFASATGIYGTGLTNGNEPDASYGTGLFDFNKSIHVDPNFIVNLAGGYTFALKNSFIRPQIFLDNVFDNHYLLKGAFFSGASVGRPFSIQFRLDVGM; translated from the coding sequence ATGATGTTGCGAAGTGCCCCTCGCATCTCGGTCGCGATACTCATGCTGCTGGCTTCGCTGGCTTTGTGGCTCATTCCTCGGAGCGGTCACGCGCAGGGCGCCACCACCTCACAGAAGGGCGACCTGTTCGGCTCCGTCACCGACAGCGTCAACGCGCAGCCGATGACCGCGGCCGATGTCGCGGTGCTCAAGGACGGCCGCGTCGTCGCCCACACCAGCGCCGATCCGTTCGGCCGCTTCGAAATCCACGACCTGCCGCCGGGGAGCTATACGGTCGAGGCCCGCTACTTCGGCTATCGGGTCTCGCGCACCAGCGTCGAGCTGCCGGCTTCGGGACAGACCGTGCGGGTCAAAATCCGACTCGCGCCCACCCCGTTTCAAATGCCGGTGACCGAGGTCTCAGGAGCCGGAACCATCGCCCTCGATACCCGCAGCGGTAATCAGGTCTTCCGCGAGGACGAGTACCACGGCTCGCCCATCACCACGACCTCGCAGATCATCCAGCAGTCGCTGGCCGGCGCGGCCCGCGCTCCCACCGGCGAAGTCCACATTCGCGGACAACACGCCGAGTACACCTACTACGTGGACGGCGTGCCGGTGACCACCGGCATCTCGGGCGGGCTGAACGAGCTGTTCACCACCGACGTGGCGAGCCGCATCCAGTTCACGACCGGCGGGTGGGACGCCGAGTTTGGGAACAAGAACGCCGCGATCATCGACGTCTCGACCAAGATCCCATCCGGCGGATTCCACGCTGCGGCCAATGCTTCGGGCGGCACGTTCAACACCAACACGCAGGGGCTCAGCTTCAGCAACCATGCCGACAAGTTCGGCTTCTTCTTCTCGGGAACCCGCCAGGCCACCGACATGCGCCAGGAACCGGTGATGTTCGACACCACCAACTTCAAGGCCAACAACTTCCACAACCACGGCGAGGACTGGTTCGGGTTCGGCAAGGTGCAGTGGAACCCGAACTCGCGCGATCTGGTGAACCTCGACGTCAACGTCTCGACCACCCGGCTCGACGTGCCGTACGACTCGACCGGCGGCGTGTTCCTCGACGACGAGCAGAAGGAACTGAACGGCTTCGAGAACCTGGGCTGGCGCCGCAGTCTGGGGAACCCGGAGGGCTCGCATTCGGAACTCTTCGCGGCGGTGTTCGAACGCCACGGATCCCTCAAGTATCTGCCCGGACCGAATGACGACCCGAGCTTCATCTTCTTTCCGGATCCCACGCCCTACAACCTGAGCGAGGATCGGAACTTCAGCTCGACCGGCGCCAAGGTCGACTTCCAGGCGGATCCGCGGCACGGCCTCGAATGGAAGGTCGGGGCCGCCGGCTCGTTCACCAGCGGTCACGAGCGGTTCACCACCACCGACGCCGCGGGACAGCCCGGCCCGACTTCCGATTCGGATCTCAAAGGTCACGATGTGGGGGGCTACGCGCAGGCGGCACTGCTGGTCGGCGAGCACTTCGAGCTCCGCCCGGGCGTGCGCTACGACAACCACAACGCACCGTTTCTCGGCACCGTGGACCAGGTGAGCCCGCGCCTCAAGCTGAGCTACTTCGTCACTCCCGCGACGACGGCATGGCTCTACTACGGCCGGCTCTTCATGCCCACCAACGTCGAGGACCTGCGCGCGATCACCAGCGTCGCGGACAGCGGCGTGACGACTCAGCCGACCAGGCCCGAGAAGGACGACTTCTACGAGGTCGGTGTCGTGCATCGCTTCCCGGTCGGCGTGGTGACCAAGCTGTCGGGCTACTACAAACAGAGCCGGCCCGGCATCGACGACAACACGGTGCCCGGCTCGGCGATCGTCACCTCGGTCAACATCGACCACGTGGACATCACCGGCATCGAAGCGGTTCTCGAAATTCAGCCGCCGGGGCCGCTCTCGGGCTATCTGAATTTCGCGCTCAATCATGCCTGGGGTCACGGGCCGATCACCGGAGGGTTCTTCGCCGAAGACAACCCCGAAGGTGATTTCGACCTCGACCACGACCAGCGCATCTCGAGCGTCGCGAACCTCACCTGGACGAAGCACTCGGCCTTCGCCAGCGCCACCGGGATCTACGGCACCGGTCTCACCAACGGAAACGAACCCGACGCGAGCTACGGGACCGGGCTGTTCGACTTCAACAAGTCGATCCACGTGGATCCCAACTTCATCGTCAATCTGGCGGGCGGCTATACGTTC